From the Micromonospora lupini genome, one window contains:
- a CDS encoding RidA family protein, with amino-acid sequence MREAGPHQARLVFAAIESLLASQGANPADLIKPTTFIVGRDTLDEFNTVRNEIYAGWFPEGEFPGNTLVLVAGLAAESLLVEIEGSFVCPQSGR; translated from the coding sequence ATGCGAGAAGCCGGTCCACATCAGGCCCGCCTCGTCTTCGCCGCCATCGAGAGTCTGCTGGCGTCACAGGGCGCCAACCCCGCCGACCTGATCAAACCAACGACATTTATCGTCGGTCGTGACACTCTCGACGAGTTCAACACGGTCCGGAATGAGATCTACGCCGGGTGGTTTCCCGAAGGTGAATTCCCAGGCAACACTCTCGTCCTCGTGGCAGGGCTTGCGGCCGAATCTTTACTTGTCGAAATCGAAGGAAGCTTCGTCTGCCCTCAATCCGGTAGATGA
- a CDS encoding RICIN domain-containing protein — protein MHRTNVRWGGRLTVPARGLAASVALGLTLTLGGLTLATPGPTLAAPVATQSVAAAGLDGVAAGNAAIASVDLAGTWTFTPAGRAATTIAVPGGGWYKQGFTDVTEAVYSRSITVPDSGQPQSTWIEFGAVNHQATLSVDGRVVATQTTAFTPSNFDISGYAAPGTTHTISVQVKGRGALKSSGGKYLVPVAADWSEAIPQGIYRSASLRVYPAVYVSDAFVSTSVANRTLSYDVSVTNSSAATRTVTLSGSITSDGTGSFSYPQLPQQTVTVAAHSTAKVTVGPVAWDLGTTSYWWPNVPYRSGYRAQLHRLAIHATVDDGRTSDATYRFGFRESTQNGEYYYLNGVRVNFRGDSLQGADYDRVNYGGKGDAYDTLPGFLPPSSGNGGWPQAVDNYQRLHYNVVRMHMEPVSPYMLDVADEMGLMVIDETAIRSGAQDFVSGRDNMVAHARALTLRDRNHPAVIRWSQINEPSFNNNDSQQFEQDLYAAMNGNDGTRPISIDAAPGADAASRYPAMTYSNFAIFAHYLDGVGRYGEALNRNSGRPDGEGEYIWPACSTRQGFTWFATATAAKRGKDASDLRPYTLLSAWASVVPGVRSTDFTPEEGGHPIYGVDNLSDPWSNAQIQRVQAAFNPVAAVDLPYWSASGNSDSNGSFPLPSAVPSYARNTTVTRNVTVFNDDFTNTSVGFTWTARLDSPTGAVVASGSSTLTVPLGTRVTQPVSFTAPATGSRVYLQLSTAKSGSTVFTDSVEYLNLSGSGATGPAAGTYRIVNRNSGKPLAIAGNSTADGAKAIQQSGTPTWTISTTQDAYTLRYTASGKMLDVNAGSTTQGLQLQQWSANGGTNQSWYLRPTGDGYYTIVARGSGLAADVYAASTSDGAQVVQWTANGGTNQQWQFVAS, from the coding sequence GTGCATCGTACGAACGTCCGCTGGGGCGGCCGATTGACGGTGCCGGCCAGAGGGCTGGCCGCGAGCGTGGCGCTCGGCCTGACCCTGACGCTTGGCGGCCTGACCCTGGCGACCCCCGGACCGACCCTGGCCGCGCCGGTCGCGACGCAGAGTGTCGCGGCCGCCGGACTTGACGGTGTGGCAGCCGGTAACGCCGCGATCGCCTCGGTCGACCTGGCCGGGACGTGGACCTTCACGCCTGCGGGCCGGGCGGCGACCACGATCGCGGTGCCCGGTGGCGGTTGGTACAAGCAGGGCTTCACCGACGTGACCGAGGCGGTGTACTCGCGCAGCATCACCGTGCCGGACTCGGGACAGCCGCAGTCGACCTGGATCGAGTTCGGCGCCGTCAACCACCAGGCGACACTCTCCGTCGACGGCCGCGTGGTCGCCACCCAGACGACTGCGTTCACCCCGTCGAACTTCGACATCAGTGGCTACGCGGCGCCGGGCACCACCCACACGATAAGCGTGCAGGTGAAGGGCCGCGGCGCGTTGAAGTCGTCAGGCGGCAAGTACCTGGTCCCCGTGGCGGCCGACTGGTCCGAGGCGATACCGCAGGGCATCTACCGGTCCGCGTCCCTGCGGGTGTACCCCGCGGTGTATGTCAGCGACGCGTTCGTCAGTACCTCGGTGGCGAACCGCACCCTCAGCTACGACGTGTCGGTGACGAACTCCTCGGCCGCGACCAGAACGGTCACCCTGAGCGGGTCGATCACGTCCGACGGCACGGGCTCCTTCAGCTACCCGCAGCTTCCCCAGCAAACCGTGACGGTGGCGGCCCATTCGACGGCGAAGGTCACCGTGGGCCCCGTGGCGTGGGACCTCGGCACCACCTCGTACTGGTGGCCCAATGTGCCGTACCGGTCCGGATACCGGGCCCAACTGCATCGCCTGGCGATCCACGCCACAGTCGACGACGGCCGCACCAGTGACGCCACGTACCGCTTCGGGTTCCGGGAGAGCACGCAGAACGGCGAGTACTACTACCTCAACGGCGTGCGGGTGAACTTCCGTGGCGACAGCCTGCAGGGCGCCGACTACGACCGGGTCAACTACGGCGGGAAGGGCGACGCGTACGACACCCTGCCCGGCTTCCTGCCGCCGTCGTCCGGCAACGGCGGCTGGCCGCAGGCGGTGGACAACTACCAGCGCCTCCACTACAACGTGGTACGCATGCACATGGAGCCGGTCAGCCCGTACATGCTCGATGTGGCCGACGAGATGGGCCTGATGGTCATCGACGAGACCGCCATCCGCAGTGGTGCCCAGGACTTCGTGTCCGGACGCGACAACATGGTGGCCCACGCTCGTGCGCTGACCCTGCGCGACCGCAACCATCCGGCAGTCATCCGCTGGAGCCAGATCAACGAGCCCAGCTTCAACAACAACGACTCGCAACAGTTCGAACAGGACCTGTACGCGGCGATGAACGGCAACGACGGCACCCGGCCGATCAGCATCGACGCCGCCCCCGGCGCGGACGCGGCCAGCCGGTACCCGGCCATGACCTACTCCAACTTCGCCATCTTCGCGCACTACCTGGACGGCGTCGGCCGGTACGGCGAGGCCCTGAATCGCAATTCCGGGCGTCCGGACGGCGAGGGCGAGTACATCTGGCCTGCCTGCAGCACCAGACAGGGCTTCACCTGGTTCGCCACCGCAACCGCTGCCAAGCGCGGCAAGGACGCCAGCGACCTGCGTCCGTACACGTTGTTGTCCGCCTGGGCCAGCGTGGTGCCGGGCGTGCGGTCCACCGACTTCACCCCGGAGGAGGGCGGTCACCCGATCTACGGCGTGGACAATCTGAGCGACCCGTGGAGCAACGCGCAGATCCAGCGGGTGCAGGCGGCGTTCAACCCGGTGGCCGCGGTCGACCTCCCGTACTGGTCCGCCTCCGGTAATTCGGACTCGAACGGCAGCTTCCCGCTGCCGTCGGCGGTGCCCAGCTACGCCCGCAACACCACGGTGACCCGGAACGTCACCGTGTTCAACGACGACTTCACCAACACCTCGGTGGGCTTCACCTGGACCGCCCGCCTGGACAGCCCGACCGGCGCGGTCGTCGCGTCCGGCAGCAGCACCCTGACCGTTCCGCTCGGCACGCGGGTCACCCAACCGGTGTCCTTCACCGCGCCCGCCACCGGAAGCCGCGTCTACCTGCAACTGTCGACCGCCAAGTCCGGCAGCACCGTCTTCACCGACTCCGTCGAATACCTCAACCTCAGTGGAAGCGGCGCAACCGGACCCGCAGCAGGCACCTACCGCATCGTCAACCGCAACAGCGGCAAGCCCCTCGCCATCGCCGGTAACTCCACCGCCGACGGCGCCAAAGCGATCCAGCAGAGCGGCACCCCCACCTGGACGATCAGCACCACCCAGGACGCCTACACCCTGCGCTACACCGCCTCCGGAAAGATGCTCGACGTCAACGCCGGCAGCACCACGCAGGGCCTGCAACTACAGCAGTGGTCGGCAAACGGCGGCACCAACCAGTCGTGGTACCTACGACCCACAGGTGACGGCTACTACACAATCGTCGCCC